Part of the Corticium candelabrum chromosome 15, ooCorCand1.1, whole genome shotgun sequence genome, ACTCGTCTCTTGGCACAAACAACGTTGCGTAACGTGTTGGGCACAAAGATCCTCTCTGAAGTGCTTTCTGAACGAGAAACAATCAGCgcacaaatgcaacaaattCTTGACAAGGCGACCGACCCATGGGGCATCCAAGTTGAAAGAGTTGAAGTGTAAGtagtgttgatatcaataacagtCAAATTCATTATTGTATTGGTTACTCTAATTGTATCAGAATTATTGTTAGAATATAAAGATGGTAACTGTATAATACAgcatttgttttattttattttttttattttttttatttatttttatttatttattatttatttttatttatttttacttatttattatctaattttatttttatttatttttacttatttattatttaattttatttttatttatttttacttatttattatttattttttattatttctaattttattctttatttattatccGACAGTGCATGGATTGTCTGAACTGCGAGGCTGTGCACGCTAGGATATATGATtcctgtgtgtacagtactgtatccgTGATCCACGTGTCAtcaaattaaatgtgaagctctagaaacggttcttcagtacctggaagaacaacctgaagtttcagtaagcaCAATGGTCCTACTAAATGCGCTGCTGATGAAAACTGCAGCAAGAATAGCGAATGCATTGatccagactaagattagtgCTTACTCTAAGTCTTGACagttcccattagtgttctcccTAGTCAAAGAGGTTGTACTGTGttagttgttacatgtacaattagatgttgagcttCGTTAAGTATTCTGCGATCGTTTTTCAAAATGCGTCAGTTATCCCACGTTTTCAGTTATCCCAcgttttcagttatccgacgtaCCTTTGGTCCCATGCTCGTCGGATAGGCggtgtcctactgtatttttattttttatttatttttgttttattattttattttttatttatttttatttttgaattttttaattttttattttacgtatttattttatttttaatattttaattttttaattaatatattttaattttttatgttttatttaatttattttattttttgtttatttgaagttttaattaattaatttttatttatattttttatttaatctattaatttttttattttgtaggAAAGACGTTCGGCTGCCTCAACAACTACAACGTGCCATGGCTGCTGAAGCTGAAGCCACTCGTGAAGCAAGAGCCAAAGTCATCGCTGCAGAAGGCGAACAGAATGCTTCTCGTAGTCTCAAGGAAGCCTCAGATGTGATGTCCGAGACTCCAACGGCTCTACAGCTTCGTTTCCTGCAGACACTGAATACAATCTCAGACGAGAAGAATTCAACGATTGTGTTTCCTATCCCGATTGACTTTGTTGGAGGACTAATGCCGGGCATGTGAGACACGAGCAGCAGACGTAGTTGGACTATAGCATGCGATGTTGCTGTGGTGTTTTGTAAGTAAAGATCTTGTGggttttgttgtttcttgtctTGCTATTTGGTACGTCATTTCATTCATTAGAAAATAGGCTGTGACTGTTAATTAGGCATAgattgtagttaattaattaatcattgaCGGctctttttgtgttgttgccATGTCAGTTGCTATACAGACAACTCTTGTTTGcatgtgcgcatgctcaaatcTAGCCTGTTCGCGCAGCGGTAAGGTCTGGATACGCGAGACTCCACCACACCAACGCATGAGTCATTGCcaaatgcgcatgctcacatcatatatttattaaatcttTTCCTGCAAGTGCCGTTGGTATGCCGAACCTCGGAGACGTTTTTCCTGATTTCACCGCCGATTCGACGAGCGGCCCGATTAAATTCCACGAGTGGCTTGGAGACAGGTCGGTCACGTGACTCGAAGTCCTTCCATGCGAGCTCAAGCGTACAGGCTTGCACGCCGACCTTTCGCCTGCAATCGTCATGCAACATTGCGCGCACGCTGCAGTGGCAACGCAGTCGGAAATCGTTGCGTATGCCGCAATCGGACGGATTCGGTGCTGAGCTGCACGAGGCACCTGCGTGACCGTCCACGTGGCCGCCGATTGCATGATGCCCAGTGTGTTGCATTGTGTGCGGACTGTGGATCTTGTGGAACGTCGTATGGCGTGTGTACGTGACGGATCGTGGCGAGGCGTTTTCCGGCTAATCGCATAATGCGTTCCTGATATAATTTGTTAGCATTCTTGCTATACTGTGTTGCTGCAAATGTTGCTACAAATGTTGCTACAAATGTTGCTACAAATGTTGCTACAAATGTTGCTACAAATGTTGCTACAAATGTTGCTACTAATGTTGCTACTAATGTTGCTACTAATGTTGCTACTAATGTTGCTACAAATGTGTTGCTACAAATGTGTTGCTACATAGGTGTCCCTACTAATGTGTTGCTACAGTACTAATGTGTAGCTACTAATGTGTTGCTACACATGTTGCTACAAGTGTAGCTGGGTGTTGTTACACATGTTGCTACAAATGTTGCTACACATGTTGCTACAAATGTTGCTACACATGTTGCTAGCTAAGTGTTGCTACACATGTTGCTACAAATGTTGCTACAGATGTTGCTACAAATGTTTCAACACATGTTGCTACATATGTGTTCCTACTAATGTGTTGCTACACATGTTGCTACAAATGTTGCTAAGTGTTGTTTACACATGTTGCTACAAATGTTGCTAGCTAAGTGTTGCTACACATGTTGCTACAAATGGTGCTACAAATGTTGCTACAAATGTTACTACAAATGTTGTAGCTAATGTAGCAAGTTGCAGACTGTTGCAATGTGCTATTGTAGCAAACTGTGGTAGCAACACTTGTTGCAAAGTACGGATGTAAGATTAGGAATGTAGCAAGATGTTGCAGTATTGTGTGTGACATGTAGCTGGGGAATCTTCTTCTCTCATCCGGCCGACTACACACCAGTGTGTACAACAGAGCTGGGACATGTGGCCAGCATTATGCCTGAATTCCAGAAGAGAGGCCTCAAGGCCATCGCCATCTCATGCAACAAAGTGGATGACCACAAGGGCTGGATCAAGGATATTCAGGATTATTCCAAGTTGGGTGACACGTGGCCTTATCCGATTGTTGCTGATCCCAACAGGGAGTTGGCAGTGAAGTTGGGCATGTTGGATCCAGCCGAGAAAGATAAAGCTGGTTTGCCACTTACAGCACGTGCGGTGAGATATGATGATTAATGTtgagtgattaattaattgtgataATTAGATTAGTGGATGTtaataattaggtagacagaaaataaataattttataatttattatgtagGAGTAATGAATTATTATCATAagtaattatataatatatagttattgatattaatttattataataaataattatctaatatataattattgatgttaatttattatcataaataattacataatatatgtatatatatgtattgatattaatttattatgataaataattatataatatataatcattgatattaatttattataataaataattatctaatatataattattgatattaatttattatcataaataattacataatatatatatatatattgatattaatttattatgataaataattatataatatataattattgatattagtttattatcataaataattatataatatataattactgatattaatttattatgataaataattatataatatataattattgatattagtttattatcataaataattatataatatataattagtgATATTAGTTTATTATCATAAATAATTATgcaatatataattattgatattactttataataataaacaattatattatatataattagtgatattaatttattgtaataaataattatataattattcaaacacacgcccacaccagtcctatGTAGACTGTACATGTTGTCGTCGTCCTTCACAAAGCTTTGAGCAAACAAATATTTCTACGTACACTCTTCAAGTGCCcttgtttctctccaaattctgattgcatttgcacctaATCCAACCTAAACGTTTTCTGTACCAAGGGAGTGTGTCAATTTCTATTGAAAAAGGCAcaaagattcgaattcattcagcacatcctggacctcgcaacaaacaTTGTACGTGATGTGTCCACATGCTCAGACTGCGTCTTCTGAAtgctacagtatcttgcctgtaCGAAGGACGAGGCATGGATCTAGTTGTtatgtaatttattatgtatatttgataaatatattatgttTATTATATTAAGTAGTAAATGTTATACACAAAATTACATAACAATATACTACAGTGTAATGTGAGTATGTGTGATAATATGGTTGATGTGTTTtaatgttgtgttgtgttgtgttgtgtaggtgTTTATAATTGGTCCTGATAAGAAGCTGAAGTTGTCTCTTCTCTATCCGGCAACGACTGGAAGAAACTTCACGTGAGTTGGACAAAGTCTAAGTAAAACAGTTGTGCGGTCTTTTGTTTCTGTGACttgaatatgtgtgtgtttgttgtttgtctgtccatctgtctgtccgtctgtctgtccatgtgtttgtctgtccatatgtctgtctgtctgtccatatgtctgtttgtctgtctatgtgtctgtttgtctgtccatctgtttgtctgtctgtctgtcaatctgtctgtctgtttatctgtccattttttgtctgtctgtccatctgtttgtctgtcggtctgttcatctgtcaatctgtctgtttgtctgtctatctgtccatctgtctgtttgtctgtccatctgtcaatctgtctctttgcctgtccatatgtccatctgtctctctatctggttgcctgtccatttgtctgtttgcctgtctatctgtccatctgtctgtttgtctgtccatctgtctgtttgcctgtctatctacctgctctcagtgtgtctgtttgtctgtctatctgtctgtcaatatgtcagtccatctgtcaatctgtctgtctacgttcTGTTTGTAACATCACACCAGCTCATCTCCACGTTATATCCACAA contains:
- the LOC134190644 gene encoding peroxiredoxin-6-like, translating into MPNLGDVFPDFTADSTSGPIKFHEWLGDSWGIFFSHPADYTPVCTTELGHVASIMPEFQKRGLKAIAISCNKVDDHKGWIKDIQDYSKLGDTWPYPIVADPNRELAVKLGMLDPAEKDKAGLPLTARAVFIIGPDKKLKLSLLYPATTGRNFTEILRVIDSLKLTAEKKVATPANWKQGERCMVLPTVKPDECSTLFPKGVNTVAMPSGKGYMRFTPQPD